The DNA window TAACAACAAGTACGATGCGTACCAGGTCAACTGGGGCGATGGCGTGGTCCAGAGCTACACCTTAGCCCAGCTCCAGGCCCGGCCGCAGCATACCTACACCGATAGTCGTAACCGAACCGCAACCATTCAGGGGGTGTACAGTGCCCCGGCCAGTTGTGGCGGTACCCCATTCGCGATGTCGATCACCCCGCTGGCAAGTACCGCCACGGCGACGGCTCCCCTTATCTCGCGCCTGGCAACCGTTGGTGATAATAACCTGACGATAAGCTACCAAAGCAACACGGGGACTGCTGTTCAGCTGCTTCAGCGCGACGGATCGGGTGCCTACGTGCCGACCAGCCAGACGGGGACGTCGGCCGGTACGTTTTCGATACAGGCCAACACCCGGCAAACTCAGTGCTTTCAGCTGGTCAGTCAGGACGCATGCGGCACGGCTGGCCCGACCTCTGATCAGGTGTGCAGCATGGCGCTAAACGTGACGCCCGTCAGTAAGCAGAACAACCTAAGCTGGGAAGCGTATCAGGGAAACACGCCGTTTCGCTACTACCGCATCACGCGGGGCGGGTCGCCAACGGGCGGTACGATTACCAACAAAGCGACAACAACAACCAGTGACGCCAACAATATACAGTGCGGAGTGCAATACTGCTACGCCATCGAAGTAACGGCGGGTCCAACGGTAGTAACGTCGGCCCCGATCTGCGCAACGGGCGTTAACACCGAAGCCCCCGACAGCTTTACGAACGTGTTGGTATCGATTGAAAATGATAAGCCCCGGCTGATTGCCGCAATAAACGCGTCGTCATCGACCAGCTACACCATGATTGTCAGCCGGAGCAGCGGGGGCGGGCCCTTCCAGCAGGTGAGCGCTTTGTCGGGCAACACGTTTGTCGACGAAGCAGCTGATGTAAATGCGGGTTCGTACTGTTATCAGGTGGCGTACCAGAACACGTGCGGTCAGGTATCACCGCCATCGCCCACGGCCTGTACGGTATGGCTGTCGTCGCAATCGCCCAGCGGTATCGACTGGACCCGCGACTCTCCCTTCTCGACCGGTGGGGTCGAAAATTATACCGTTGAAGTGATTAACCCTGACAACGGTACAAAGCGTGAGATTCCGTCGGGAACCAATAGCCACTATGAGCCTGACCCAAACGACCCGGTGACGAGTGTGCAGCGGTACCGGATCATCGCCACCTCCGCACAGGGCGTGGTTAGCTACTCCAATTTTTATACGCTGCGCCGGTCTACACCGCTATTCGCCCCTGACGCATTTACTCCCAACGGCGATCAGGTCAACGACATTTTTCTGGTCAAAGGCACCACCTCCGACCTGTTTCGCCTGACTGTCTACAGCCGCTGGGGCCAGGCCGTTTTCAGTTCGACCGACATTACGAAAGGTTGGGACGGTACCGTCGGCGGCCAACCCGCCATTGAGGGGCAGTACATGTACCGCATCGAAGTCGAGGATTCCGATGGGCAGAAAACTGTTCGTACGGGCGGGGTGTTATTAGTGCGTTAACCCATAAAACAGATTGATGATGAACATGATGGATATGTTCGGGAAAATGAAGGAAGTTCAGTCCCGAATGAAAGATGCGCAGCAGAACCTGAACGCCATTACCGAAACGGGTGATGCTGGAGCGGGTAT is part of the Spirosoma rhododendri genome and encodes:
- a CDS encoding T9SS type B sorting domain-containing protein, with translation MGSGNSLGVGSITCKQVEVLPTGVVRATTQSCANRVVTLTATLDDSNNKYDAYQVNWGDGVVQSYTLAQLQARPQHTYTDSRNRTATIQGVYSAPASCGGTPFAMSITPLASTATATAPLISRLATVGDNNLTISYQSNTGTAVQLLQRDGSGAYVPTSQTGTSAGTFSIQANTRQTQCFQLVSQDACGTAGPTSDQVCSMALNVTPVSKQNNLSWEAYQGNTPFRYYRITRGGSPTGGTITNKATTTTSDANNIQCGVQYCYAIEVTAGPTVVTSAPICATGVNTEAPDSFTNVLVSIENDKPRLIAAINASSSTSYTMIVSRSSGGGPFQQVSALSGNTFVDEAADVNAGSYCYQVAYQNTCGQVSPPSPTACTVWLSSQSPSGIDWTRDSPFSTGGVENYTVEVINPDNGTKREIPSGTNSHYEPDPNDPVTSVQRYRIIATSAQGVVSYSNFYTLRRSTPLFAPDAFTPNGDQVNDIFLVKGTTSDLFRLTVYSRWGQAVFSSTDITKGWDGTVGGQPAIEGQYMYRIEVEDSDGQKTVRTGGVLLVR